The Halofilum ochraceum DNA window ATCGCGGGGCGCCCGTGAAGCTCACCAACGGCTGGCAGCTCGAACGCCGCCGGGTGGACAACGAGCAGCGCATGGAAGTGAAGGGCCCGCGGGGCTCCGAAGTGCAGCAGCTCAAGCAGCTCGGCGCCACCACCGAAATCATCGCCCACAAGACGCGGGTGTTCATCCCCACGGCGAAGGCCGAAACGGTCCTCGGCGAGCTGTTCCAGTCGAAGCCGCCGCAGGAAATCGTCGAGGAGCAGTCGGCCGACGACGAGGCGGACGGGGCGCGCTTCTCCCGCAGCGGTGAACGGCCGGCGAACCCGCAGGGCAGCGAGGCCGGCATCAACGTGGACGAGGCCCGCAGCGCCGCCGCGCGCCTCATGCGCGACTGGAAGGAGCGGCCCGCCACCTACGTCCGCCAGTCCGAGAACGAGCTGCCGGCCGATCTGCGCCAGGAAATCGACAGTGCCGGCGCCCGGGGCGAGGTCCGCGGCGTTTTCTGGAAGGGGCGCGTCTACCTCGTCGCCGACAACATCCCCTCGCAGCGCGCACTCGAGGAAACGGTCCTCCATGAAGTGATCGGCCACTACGGCCTGCGCCGCGCGATCGGCAAGGACATCAAGCCGCTGCTTCGCCAGGTCTGGATGCAGTACGGCCGCTCCGGCCTCGCCGACATTGCCCAGCGGCAGGGACTCGACCTGTCGAAGCCGGACCATCAGCTCATCGCGGCCGAGGAAAAGCTCGCCGAAATGGCCGAGTCCGGCGCGAAGCCGAACCTGTTGCAGCGCCTCGCCGCGAAGATCCGCGACTGGCTCCGGCGGATGGGCTTCTCGCTGCGCCTCACCGATTCCGAGCTGTTGGCGCTCGTGGCACGGGCGCGTGACTTCGTCCAGCGCGGGCGGCGCGTGAGCGGTCAGGACAGCGTCCTCGACGAGGCCCGGGCCAAGTACAGCCGCGAATACGGCGAGGCCGGGGCCGGCGCCGACGCGTCGATGTTCTCGCGTCATTCCCGGTCGGGCAACGACGAAAAACCGCGCATGTACGCCCGGGCCCCCGACGGCTCGCTGGCCGGCGTGGCCGAGTACAGCCAGGGCAAGTGGCATGTATGGCTCAAGCGCGACGCCAGCGGCCGGCTGTTCGACGACGGGCCGCGCACCCACACCGAGGAAACGATCGGGGCGGCCCGCAAGCGGTTCACGGGGGCCGGTCTGGAAGTGACCGTGTCCATGCCGAGGGTCGAGCGTCAGAAAAGCGAACCGTTGTTCTCCGACGGCTTCGATATGCCCGCGGCCGGGACCTTCGACTACATTCGCTACAACCTGCAGGACAAGTACGTCGACCTTCTCAAGGCGCAGGGCGCGATCGAGCAGTACACGGGCGCGGAGATACCGGACGATCTGAACGCCTACATGAAGGAGTCGCTGTACCACGGCCGCGCGGATGATCGCGTCAACCGCTTCCGCGAGGAGCACGTCGATCCGCTGGTCGAGTCCATGCGGGACAACGGCGTGACGATGGACGAGCTGGACGAGTACCTGTACGCCCGCCACGCCCCCGAGCGCAATGCCGCCATGTCGGAGATCAACCCCGAGCTGCAGGAGGGCGAGGGCTCCGGCATGACCGATGCCGAGGCCGCGGCCGTCATGGAGCGCATCCGCGAGGAAGGCCGCATGGAAGTGATGGAGTCGCTCGCCGCGCGGGTGGATGCCATCGTCGAAATGCAGCGCGGCATCCTTGTGTTCGAGGGGCTGGAGCGGGCCGAAACGGTGCAGGCCTGGCGGAACAAGTACGACCACTACGTGCCGCTGCGCGGCTTTGCCGAGGTATCGGAGGACGCGCAGGCGATGGCGTCGTCGCAGGACGCGCGCGGCAAGGGCTTCAATCTGGCCGGCGGCCGGCAGAAGTCCGCGATGGGCCGTCGCTCCCGCTCCGACAGCCCGCTCACGCACGTCCTCGCCAACTACGAAGCGGCGGCCGTGCGGGCCGAGAAGGCCCACGTCGGGCGCGCGCTCATGCGGCTGATCCAGGCGAACCCGAACCCGCGGCTGTGGGAGGTCGACAAGGTCGAAATCGAGCGCCGGATCAACCCGCAGACGGGCCTCGTTGAATCGCGTGTGAAGCCGTCCTGGACGAACGACGACAACGAGCTCGTGGTCAAGGTGGCCGGCGAGGATCACCGGATCACGCTCCACGGCGACCAGGGCCTGCGGATCGCCTCCGCGATGAAGAACCTCGGCGCGGATCAGATCAACGTGATCGTGCGGGCCGGGGCATGGCTCAACCGCTGGCTGTCGTGGACCCGCACGGGCGCCAACCCCGAGTTCATCATCTCCAACTTCATGCGCGACCTGCAGACGGCCGGCATCAACCTGGCCGGCACCAAGGCCGACGATATGAAGTGGCGGATACTCAAAGACGTCCGCCAGGCCCGCAAGGGCATCCGCGACGAGCAGAAGGGCGGCAACAGCGAATGGGCGAAGCGCTACCGCGAGTTCAAGCGCATGGGCGCCAAGACGGGCTGGGTGGACACCTACGCCTCGACCGATGATGCGAAGAAGGCGCTGGAGAAGCGGATCAAGCGGGCCCGGCGCAGCGGCGCCCACCCCGGGGAAATGCTGCAGGCCGCGCTCGATTTCACCGAGAACGTGAATATCTCGGTCGAGAACGCTGTCCGCCTGTCCGCGTTCGAGAACGCGCGGCGCAGTGGTGTCAGCGAGCAGCAGGCCGCGTCGATCGCCAAGGAGCTGACGGTCAACTTCAACCGGAAAGGCCACTACGGCACGGTGATGAACGCGGCCTATCTGTTCTACAACGCCGGCCTGCAGGGAACGACGCGGATGCTCCAGGCGCTCGGCTCCAAAAAGGTGCGGAAGATCGCCTATTCGATCGTCGGCGTATCGGCCGCTGTGGCGATGGGCAACCGCATTTGGGGCGGCGAGGACGAGGACGGCATCCCGTACTACGACAAGCTGCCCGACTGGCTCAAGAGCCGCTACTTCGTGGTCATGCTGCCCGGCACCGAAGGGCAGTACGTCAGCGTCCCGCTGCCCTACGGCTATAACATCATGCATGTGATGGGGCAGGAGTTCGCCGCGGCGACGGAGCAGGCCCTGGGGATGCGGAACGACTACGACGCATCCGACAGTTCGCTTCGCGTCATGGCCACGTCGTTCGAGTCGTTCAACCCGCTCGGCTCCGAGGCGACGCCGGCACAGTTCATCACGCCCACGGTGCTCGATCCGGCCGCGCAGGTATGGGAGAACCGCGACTGGTCCGGCCGGCGGATCTACCCGACGGGCAATCCGTTCGATCGGTCGCCGGACCCGGACAGCCACCAGTCGTGGTCGACGACGCCGGACCTGTTCAAGACGATCGCCCAGGGCATGAACGATGCCACGGGCGGAACGGCCGTGACGCCGGGCTGGTTCGACGTTCACCCCGAATCGCTGGAGCGCTTCTACGAGTTCGGCGTCGGCGGCCTCGGCACCTTCATCAGCGACAGTTTCGTGAATATCCCGACCAAGCTGGCGAAGGGGCAGGACATTCAGACCTATGAGATCCCGTTCCTGAGCAAGCTCTACGGCGAGTCCGGTTTCCGCACGACACGCGACGGCTACTATGACGCGCTGCGGCGGATCGGCGAGGCGGAGGACGAGCTGGAAGGCGCCCGCAAGCGCAAGACCGATCGCACGGTCGGGGAAGTGGAGCGCGAGTACCGGCCGGAGCTGCAGATCCGCGGGATGGCCAAGAGCGCGGAGAAGAAGCTGAAAAGCCTCAATGACCGGATCGAGAATATCCGCAAGTCGAAGGCATACGACTCACGCGCCAAGAGCAAGCGGATCGAGAACCTGCGCGAGCGCAAGGAGGACGTCATGCTCGAGTTCAGCCGCGCGTACCGGCAGGCGCAGCAGTATTAGCGGTTGATCTTCCGGCAGATCCAGATGGCGGGCGGGCCGGCGACCATCACGAAGGTGTAGAGCACGCCGGGGATGCCGGACAGCAGGAACAGCAGCACGAGCGGGGCGAGCCGGGACGCCGCCTCGCTGCCGATCAGGGCGTCAACGGGACTGGTTCCCATGCCCTGCAGGCCGCGCGCGTAGTCGTAGAGGTAGTCGGCCACGATGAACAGGTCGGCGAGCGTGGCCAGCGCGGCGAGAATCACGAGCGGGCCGTACAGCAGGCACCGCTCGTGCGTGCTGGCCCACCGCCAGATTCGCGCGATCTCAACCACGCACCAGCCCCTTCATGCGGGATGATTCCGGGCGGACCTTCCGGCCGAGCGCGCGCAGCCCCCATCCGACCCCCGCAGTCACCGCACCGAACACGACCATCATCAGCCCCGGGCCGGGATTGCCCGCGTCGACCACGAAGCCGCCGGGAACCGTGGCCGCGTAGGCGCCGACGAACGCGTAGGCCCCGCCGACCAGCAGCAGCGTCCAGGCTAGCAATCCGATCAGGGCGGCGACGATCTTTCGTGGCATCGGCACTCTCCGTAAGGCTTTATGCGAGGATAGGTGACAGCGCCATCGCCATGCCACCCTCGGTACCCCTCACGCGCGCATCGAACGACCGCTGAATGAGTAATCTGTGGGACAGATGGGCATTTGTGGGACAGCAGCACGATCCGTGCTGAATCTGCGGCGCGTAAGTGACTGAAAACGGGAGGGAATTTGGCGCGCCCGGGAGGATTCGAACCCCCGACCTCATGGTTCGTAGCCATGCGCTCTATCCAACTGAGCTACGGGCGCCTGTCGAGAAAGCGGGATTATCCCGGCGAGGGGCGGTTGGGTCAAGGTGGTTGGTTATTTCAGATTGGCATCGGTGGGATGGCCGTCGCGGCGGTTTTCCGGGGAGAGAAAACGCAGGAGCGGATGGCGGTGGCCATCGATGGCATTGGCGAGGAGCTGGGCGGCCAGGGGTGTCGTCAGCAGGCCGTGGGCGCCGTGGCCGGCGGTGATCCAGAGATTGTCGGCGAGGCGGCCGACGAGGGGGATCCGGTTGGGTGTGGTGGCGCGGAAGCCGACGAACCGGTCGATCGCTTCGGGGATTTCGGCGAGCCCGAGACACCGCTGAGCGAATGCGAGGTTGGTCTGGTCGTCTTCGGCGCGTGGCGCCGGGTCGGTGTCGCCGCGTTGGAGAGTGGCGCCGACCCAATGGGTTCCACCGATTGCGGGCGTGATGTAACCGCCACCCGATATCGGTACCCGCAAGCCGGCGCTCGCGGCGGTCGCGCGGAACGCGGTGGCCTGCCCGCGGGCGGGGAGCAGCCAGCGGCGGCTCTCTGGCCACAGCCGCGTGCAGGCGGTGCCGGCCGCTATGATCGCGGTTGTGGCCGTGGCAAGTGGCTCGCCGGCAGCGCTCTGCGCGGTCCAGCCATCCTCGTGCGCCACCAGCCGTTCGACACGCCCGCCAC harbors:
- the mnmC gene encoding FAD-dependent 5-carboxymethylaminomethyl-2-thiouridine(34) oxidoreductase MnmC translates to MSRRPRTALIIGGGLAGSAAAAVLARRGWRVTLIADDDADRASDIPAAVMAATIGGATDPLTRLRRRGLNVTESWLAHLERAGFDCGRTARGTLLLPGNERDRARHRRVPPDDPDARHVTPADARAAIGIEPPSDGVLHRRGACIQPDRLANALRSLHAGSIHTRGGRVERLVAHEDGWTAQSAAGEPLATATTAIIAAGTACTRLWPESRRWLLPARGQATAFRATAASAGLRVPISGGGYITPAIGGTHWVGATLQRGDTDPAPRAEDDQTNLAFAQRCLGLAEIPEAIDRFVGFRATTPNRIPLVGRLADNLWITAGHGAHGLLTTPLAAQLLANAIDGHRHPLLRFLSPENRRDGHPTDANLK